From the genome of Halobacteriovorax marinus SJ:
TATTCACCGCCGATAAGAGCGCATCAAAGTGATCCGTTGAGTGATGAGTCACTCTATAAGCACCAAAACCTACTGGCATATATTTCCTCCGATTATGAAATTATCAATAAAAAATTCTTCAACTTCCGATATACTATTATAGGGAGAAAGAATGAAGATTTTTGTATTATTGATTTTAGCATCAATTAGTTCAACATTAAATGCTAAACCTTATTGTATTTCGCACAGAGGCGTCACTGAGAACTCTATAGAGAACTCAATGAGTTCAATTCAAAATGCAATAGATGTCGGTAGCGATGGTGTTGAGTTTGATATTCACCACACTAAAGACGGACACGCTATCCTCATGCATGACGAAGACCTAGTGCGAGTTGCGAAGTCCAGAGACGGGAGAAAGTGCCCAGTCACTAGTTTAGTAAAAGATCTAAGACTTAGAGAAATTCAAAATAATTGTGTCTTAAAGAATGGTGAAGAAATAGCTACTCTTAAGGAAGCTCTTCAATATCTAGAAACAAGGGATCTCTATACCTTCTTAGAATTAAAAGATTCACCAAATACAAGAAGTATCCAATTAATAGAAGAATATAATCGACAAAAACCTGAACTGCTAAGAGTGATCTCTTTTGAATCCAAGGCGCTTAGGGTGCTTAAGAAACTGAGAAAAATTTCAGATTTTTGGAGAGATGTAGAACTTATGAGAGTTTATAAATTTCTTCCTTTTTCATTTTCAGACTACGGTGTAGATATCTATTACAAGACTCGCTTCATGGCCTGGCTACCTCGCCTCTTTGGTAAAGAACTTGGTGTTTGGACAGTAGATGAAGATAAGGATCTTAGAAGAGTGATAAAGAGAAAAATTAAGTTTATTACGACAAATAGAGTTGAAAGATGTATGGAGTTAAAAGAGAACTAAGCGCTAATAGCGCCTAGTTCTTCTCTATATTTATTCAAGGATTAATGTTCTATCAAATGGATTTAAGTATTGCTTCTTAAGTTCTAACATCATCTCTCTATCTTCTTGAACTTCAAAGTGAGCAAAGAGAGCACCTTCAGTTATTTTCTGATCTTCATAGAATGACTTCATATAACTTGCAGCGATATTCTTAATAAAGTCAGGAAGTGGTAAGAAACTTACACCAAGTCCCGCTAATTGAAGAATCATTCTCTTTCTTCTTACTTTATGTGGCTCTGACTTGATATAAGCTACTGCTGGCTTAGCGTTAAACATAGAATCATTATTCATTAAGTTAACGATTTGATCTTGTCCATCAGCTACAACTTCTTGGAAAGCAAAATTAATTCTTTCATCAATTGAAGAGTATCTCATTCTATTGGCCCTTAACTTTGATGTAGCCGCTCTAAAGCTTGTATAGAATTTATTTGTTCCGTAAGAATGCCAATTAGCTGCTGCTGCATCAGACTCCCACTTCGCATACCAAGGAATTTGAGACTCATAAATTGAAGAGAAAATCTCATCCGCTTCAGCTTTTGTAAAACCTAACTCACCTTCAGGAAATAGCTCTAAGTAGTGAAGTAGCATATTCTGGTGATAGAGTCTTCTCTCTCTTACCATTCTTTCAACTTCAACTAGAACGTAGCTGGCAGTGTTAAGGATAGGAATTGAACTCAATCTCTTCTTTGCAAAATTCAAGGCCCAAGTTACAACTTGATAAGTCACATGTCTCTTGTAAAAGAATCTACTATTATTTGGCTTAGCTATAATAGATGGATCAATATAAGAAATAGCATCAGATAATTTCTTTTCGTATGCTGAAATAACATTTTTAAATTCAGGTGAACTGAAAACAGCATCAACATCAATTTGCTCTAGAGCTCTCATTGATCTAACGACGTAGGCAATATTCTCAGAGTTAGCATCACCCTTCTCCATTGCATCTGGAGCTATTAGCTCTTCAATTTCTAAATCGTAATCACCTTTTTGCTTCATTAAGGCCTGTTCATACTTTAAATTTTCTTTAATTTGCTCTAGATAAGGCGCTATAGAAAACGAAATGTTTAGACCTGGTTCTTTAACTGAAACAACTCTTCCTTGATCATCTCTTGTTATTTTAAATCTCTTCTCAAATGTTGCTGATGCAAAAACTTGAGATGAAAATAATAAGAGAGCTAAAAGACATGAAATCTTTTTCATCATTAATCCTCCTGATAAAATGAATTTATTCTAGTTTAAGGCCAAGTGCTCTTGGATTCTAGAATTAGATTTCTATGTAAGAAAAGAAAAGATTCTCCGAGTTTAAAGATCGACTATATAGAGAATAAAAATATAGCGCAAAAATTTTCCAAACCCCATGAATAGACTAAAAGTAAGAATGGAAGATCTCATAAAGCCATAGTACACGGCGAGAGGATCACCTATAATAGGAAGCCAACAAAAGAAAGATGGCCAAAGACCAAATCTATCAAGTTTCAACTTATGCGCTTCAATAGACGACTTTTCAATTTTAAAGTAGCGAGTTAACCAGGACCATTTACCGAGCCTACCTAAAAAGTAGCAGCTCATCCCACCTAGAAAATTTCCCAGTGTCGCCACAAGGATGAAGAGATAAGTTTCTTGTTCACTTCTATTTTGAAGTAAGAAACCAAGGTGGACTTCTGAACTAATGGGAAGAATAGTTGCAGCTAGAAAACTAGAGAAGAATAGAGATATTAACTTAAGGCTAATGAGTCCTCATTTGTGAGCTTCTTTAGAACGCCGTCCCATAGTTTAACTCTTAGCTCTAAAGACTTCTTACCTACTTCGTAGGCCTGAGCTAATTTCTCTTCATCTCCAGCACATAATTCATCTAGACACTTCTTTGCCAAGATAGAGTGCTCATCGCCATCTAATTCAATATGTCTCTCTATGTAATAGATTAACTTAGGACAATGAAGTGATTGTTTTTTTAGAAATGAAAGAAGACCATCAAACATATCTGGAATAAGCTTCTCTCTTCCATAGAAGAAGGCCGCAGCTACTTTATGGGTTTCATCTCCTAGGGCAAGACCAAGGTTGAATGATACGAAATTCTTAATCTCATCAGCTAGTGGAGATAAATCAAAATCAATAAGAAAAGAGTCTATTTGCTCAGTTGAGCACCCTACTTCGCGCATGGCCTCAAGATAAAGTGTAAAGTGGTCACAGGCCTTACCTTGTAAGTCCACATCACTCTCTTCTCCTAGGACAATTTCATTGATCATTCTAACTATTTCTTTTGAATAGGGAGATGGACGCCAAGGAAGCTCTACGCAAGTAATTTCTCTTTGGAGAGACTTAAGTAAAGACATGAAGTCCCAAACAGCAAAGACATGAAAGCTCATAAATATTCTAAGAGCATCTAAATCATTGATTTCTTGATAAACACGATGTGTCTCAAGACTTTTATGAAGTGAGTCAATTTCTTCTAGCAGTTTATCCATGAGTCTAGATATCAAAAAAATCAGATTAGGTATATGGAAAAGCTTAGTCGTCCTTTAACTTTCTAGAAAAACCAATCGATGAATTATCTTTAGGGCGGGCCTCTTCATCTCTATCGTTATTTATTTCTTCTAGAGTTTCTTCAACAGACTTCTCTTCCTTGGACTTCTTCTCTTCTAAAATTGAATTATTGAGATTCTTAAACTCTTGCAGCTCTTTATCTCTCTTTTCGTTTAGATCGGCGAAGAAAGTATCATTCACATATTTTCTAATTCCTTTTTTATCAATCTCATCAACAGAGTGAATAAAGGCCTTATAGATAAAATCTTGTCCGTCTTTTTGAAAATAATTTCCATCAGTAGGAACAATTGTTACTGAACACTTAAGGGGCACATCAAAGCGATAAGTTGAAGGAGATAATTGTCTTTCAGATTTAAAAGTAATTTCTGTTTCAGAAATTGTTAATACCTCTATATCATGAGTAAGAGAGAGAAAGCTCATGTCATCATTCTTATTCACATAGTAGCGCTTCTCTTCAAAATCAGCTTTAGTAATACGTCCATACTTCTTAGGAT
Proteins encoded in this window:
- a CDS encoding glycerophosphodiester phosphodiesterase translates to MKIFVLLILASISSTLNAKPYCISHRGVTENSIENSMSSIQNAIDVGSDGVEFDIHHTKDGHAILMHDEDLVRVAKSRDGRKCPVTSLVKDLRLREIQNNCVLKNGEEIATLKEALQYLETRDLYTFLELKDSPNTRSIQLIEEYNRQKPELLRVISFESKALRVLKKLRKISDFWRDVELMRVYKFLPFSFSDYGVDIYYKTRFMAWLPRLFGKELGVWTVDEDKDLRRVIKRKIKFITTNRVERCMELKEN
- a CDS encoding YqaA family protein, producing MSCYFLGRLGKWSWLTRYFKIEKSSIEAHKLKLDRFGLWPSFFCWLPIIGDPLAVYYGFMRSSILTFSLFMGFGKFLRYIFILYIVDL
- a CDS encoding DUF3050 domain-containing protein, with product MDKLLEEIDSLHKSLETHRVYQEINDLDALRIFMSFHVFAVWDFMSLLKSLQREITCVELPWRPSPYSKEIVRMINEIVLGEESDVDLQGKACDHFTLYLEAMREVGCSTEQIDSFLIDFDLSPLADEIKNFVSFNLGLALGDETHKVAAAFFYGREKLIPDMFDGLLSFLKKQSLHCPKLIYYIERHIELDGDEHSILAKKCLDELCAGDEEKLAQAYEVGKKSLELRVKLWDGVLKKLTNEDSLALS